The region GCTGCTGGGGGGCGTGGTGGCGGTGGCGGGCGTGGTGCTCGTGAACACGCGCGGGCGGCCCGCCCCGGCCCCTGTCCCGGACGCGGCACGTGAGGTGAAGGCGTGAGCGGGCTGCCCGTCACGGACGCGCCGCTGGCCGTGCAGGACGTCACGGTGCGGCTGGGCGGCGAGGTGATCCTCAGCTGCGTGACGCTGGACGTGCGCCGGGGGGAGTTCCTGGCGCTGATCGGTCCGTCGGGCGGCGGGAAGAGCACGCTGCTGCGGGTGCTGGCCGGGCTGCTGAGCCCCGAATCGGGGTCGGTGCACATCGGGACGCCGCCCGCGCTGGTGTTCCAGGATTACCGGCTGCTGCCGTGGCGTACGGCGCTGCGAAACGTGCAGCTGCCCGCCGATCTGGGCGCCGGGGGTGGCCTGAGCGCCCCGGAGGCGCTGCAACTGGTGGGGATGGAGGCGTACGGGCCGTACTTCCCGGCGCAGCTGTCCGGGGGGATGCGGGCGCGGGTGGCGCTGGCGCGGGCGCTGGCGCAGAGCGGGGACGTGCTGCTGCTGGACGAGCCGTTCGCGGCGCTGGACGCGCTGGTCCGCGAGCGCTTCAACGCGGAACTGCGGCACCTGCACGAGAAGACGGGCCGGACGACGGTGCTCGTGACGCACTCGATCCGCGAGGCGGTGTGGCTGGCCGACCGGGTGGCGGTGCTGCGTGGCGGGCGGATCGTGGAGGTGCTCGACACGCGCGGTGAGGGCCGCGTGAGCGCCTACACGGACGGGCTGGAGGCGCACCTGCGCGCGGTGCTGGGCACCGGGGACTCCACGCGGCTGCGGGCCGAGGCGCGTGCGGAGCGCAGCGCGGCGTGGCTGCTGCCCGCGCTGGCGGTGCTGCTCGCGGGGGTCGCGTGGCAGCTGGGGGCCTCAGCGCTGAATCAGCCGTTCCTGCTGCCCACGCCGGGCGCGGTGTGGCAGGAGGGGGTCCGCACCGCCCCGGGGTTACTGGCGGCGTTCGGCGTGACGGTGAAGACGGCGCTGGTGGGCACGCTGCTGGGCGCACTGACGGGCGTACTGATCGGGTACCCGCTGGCGCGCTGGCGGGCCCTGGAGCGCTTCCTGAGCCCGTTCATCGTGGCGTCGCAGAGCACGCCGATCGTGGTGCTCGCGCCGCTGCTCGTGTCGTGGCTGGGCTTCGGGTTCCTCCCGGCGGTGATCGTGTCGGCCCTGAGCGCCCTGTACCCCATGCTGGTCGCCACGCTGGTCGGCGTGCGGGAACTGGAGGCGACCTTCCACGAGCTGTTCAGCACCCTGCGCGCCTCGCGCTGGCAGCGCCTGACCCGCCTGGAGTTCCCCGGCGCGCTGCCGGTGCTGCTGGGCGGGTTGCGGCTGGCGGCCAGCCTGGCGCTGATCGGGGCAGTCGTGTGGGAATTCGTGGACCCGAACCAGAAGGGCCTGGGGCTGGCGGTGCAGGTCGCCGGGACGTACCAGAACAAGGCCGGGCAGTTCGCGGCCATCGCGCTGCTGATCGGGTACGGGGTGCTGGTGTACGCGGTGATCACGGGCCTGGAACGCCGCGTGATGCGCCGCCGGGGTCGGTAGGCGTTCACCCGGACGGCCCGGCGGGCGCGGCGGTACGCTGGCGCGCATGGAGAGACCGCTGGTGTGTGTGGGGGCGCTCGTGTGGGGCAA is a window of Deinococcus grandis DNA encoding:
- a CDS encoding ABC transporter permease subunit; the protein is MSGLPVTDAPLAVQDVTVRLGGEVILSCVTLDVRRGEFLALIGPSGGGKSTLLRVLAGLLSPESGSVHIGTPPALVFQDYRLLPWRTALRNVQLPADLGAGGGLSAPEALQLVGMEAYGPYFPAQLSGGMRARVALARALAQSGDVLLLDEPFAALDALVRERFNAELRHLHEKTGRTTVLVTHSIREAVWLADRVAVLRGGRIVEVLDTRGEGRVSAYTDGLEAHLRAVLGTGDSTRLRAEARAERSAAWLLPALAVLLAGVAWQLGASALNQPFLLPTPGAVWQEGVRTAPGLLAAFGVTVKTALVGTLLGALTGVLIGYPLARWRALERFLSPFIVASQSTPIVVLAPLLVSWLGFGFLPAVIVSALSALYPMLVATLVGVRELEATFHELFSTLRASRWQRLTRLEFPGALPVLLGGLRLAASLALIGAVVWEFVDPNQKGLGLAVQVAGTYQNKAGQFAAIALLIGYGVLVYAVITGLERRVMRRRGR